A single window of Mycolicibacterium aurum DNA harbors:
- a CDS encoding zinc-dependent alcohol dehydrogenase: MKAVTWHGRRDVRVDTVADPKIEEPTDAIIEVTSTNICGSDLHLYEVLGAFMNEGDILGHEPMGIVREVGSAVSNLAVGDRVVIPFQISCGHCYMCDMHLYTQCETTQVRDQGMGAALFGFSELYGSVPGGQAEYLRVPQAQFTHIKVPEGPADSRFVYLSDVLPTAWQSVAYADIPDGGTVTVLGLGPIGDMASRIAQHLGYQVFAVDRVPERLARAAERGIHTIDFSNVDGSVGDEVRRLTGGRGSDSVIDAVGMEAHGSPVARAAQTAATFLPDALAKPFMQKAGVDCLDALYTGIDAVRRGGTLSLIGVYGGMADPLPLLTMFDKQIQVRMGQANVKKWVDDILPLLTDADPLGVDSFATHVLPLEDAPHAYEIFQKKQDGAVKVILQP, translated from the coding sequence ATGAAGGCAGTTACCTGGCATGGCCGCAGAGATGTACGAGTCGACACCGTCGCAGACCCGAAGATCGAGGAACCTACCGATGCGATCATCGAGGTGACCTCCACCAATATCTGTGGATCCGACCTGCATCTGTATGAAGTACTCGGTGCATTCATGAACGAGGGCGACATCCTCGGCCACGAGCCCATGGGCATCGTTCGCGAGGTGGGGTCGGCAGTGTCCAACCTTGCGGTGGGGGACCGGGTGGTCATCCCGTTCCAGATCTCCTGTGGCCATTGCTACATGTGCGACATGCATCTCTACACCCAGTGCGAGACCACGCAGGTGCGCGACCAGGGGATGGGCGCTGCACTGTTCGGATTCTCCGAGCTCTACGGTTCCGTCCCCGGCGGGCAGGCTGAGTATCTGCGAGTCCCGCAGGCACAATTCACTCACATCAAAGTTCCTGAGGGCCCGGCAGATTCGCGCTTCGTCTACCTCTCGGATGTCTTGCCGACCGCCTGGCAGTCGGTGGCGTACGCCGACATCCCCGACGGCGGGACGGTCACCGTGCTCGGGCTCGGCCCGATCGGCGACATGGCGTCGCGTATCGCGCAGCATCTGGGATACCAGGTGTTCGCCGTCGACCGTGTCCCGGAGCGACTCGCCCGGGCCGCCGAGCGCGGCATCCACACCATCGATTTCTCCAACGTGGACGGCTCGGTGGGCGACGAGGTTCGTCGCCTCACCGGTGGCCGTGGAAGTGACTCGGTGATCGACGCTGTCGGCATGGAAGCCCACGGGTCGCCGGTGGCGCGTGCCGCCCAGACCGCGGCGACATTCCTGCCGGACGCGCTCGCGAAGCCCTTCATGCAGAAGGCGGGTGTGGATTGCCTGGACGCGCTGTACACGGGCATCGACGCGGTGCGACGCGGAGGCACCTTGTCGCTGATCGGCGTGTACGGCGGCATGGCCGATCCGCTGCCGCTGCTGACGATGTTCGACAAACAGATTCAGGTGCGGATGGGCCAGGCCAACGTCAAGAAATGGGTGGACGACATCCTGCCGCTGCTGACCGACGCCGACCCGCTCGGTGTGGACAGTTTCGCGACGCATGTGCTGCCGCTGGAAGATGCTCCGCACGCCTACGAGATCTTCCAGAAGAAGCAGGACGGTGCGGTGAAGGTCATCCTTCAGCCGTGA
- a CDS encoding universal stress protein codes for MTIIAGFSASGHGPAPLHLAAQLSRCTGDRIIAAAIVERPWPRKPDPYENEYLSYLAEQAQKSVQQMVDQLPDDVDVWPLVHQAPSVPVGLTDLAAEMHADVVVVGSSSSGLLGRIALGSVTDRLVHTAAVPVAIAPRGYPAQSGKIERLTVAYGGHADAVGLVATCAELAQRWSARLRIASFTVRPVAMFSGAIEPENEDLVVKQWAQRTQDGIAAQLEQLRSGIDTLDAEVTIGEGATWRDAVEAIEWAEGDVLVLGSGAAGQVAQVFLGSAAAKILRHAPVPTMIVPRRPTA; via the coding sequence ATGACGATCATCGCGGGCTTCAGCGCCAGCGGGCACGGCCCGGCGCCGCTGCACCTGGCGGCCCAGCTGTCGCGGTGCACCGGAGACCGGATCATCGCGGCGGCCATCGTCGAGCGGCCATGGCCGCGGAAGCCGGATCCTTACGAGAACGAATACCTGAGTTACCTTGCCGAGCAGGCGCAGAAGTCTGTCCAGCAGATGGTCGACCAGCTTCCCGACGATGTCGATGTCTGGCCACTGGTGCACCAGGCGCCCTCTGTGCCCGTGGGATTGACCGACCTGGCGGCGGAGATGCACGCAGACGTCGTCGTCGTCGGATCGTCGTCGTCCGGTTTACTCGGCAGGATCGCGCTCGGCAGCGTGACCGATCGGCTCGTGCACACCGCGGCGGTTCCGGTGGCCATTGCGCCGCGCGGTTATCCGGCGCAGAGCGGCAAGATCGAGCGGTTGACGGTTGCCTACGGTGGACACGCGGACGCGGTCGGGCTTGTCGCCACGTGTGCCGAACTGGCGCAACGATGGTCGGCGCGACTGCGCATCGCGTCGTTCACCGTGCGGCCCGTGGCCATGTTCAGCGGCGCCATCGAACCGGAGAACGAAGACCTCGTGGTCAAGCAGTGGGCGCAGCGCACACAGGACGGGATTGCGGCGCAGTTGGAGCAGCTGCGTTCGGGAATCGACACCCTCGATGCCGAGGTGACCATCGGCGAGGGGGCGACGTGGCGCGATGCGGTGGAGGCCATCGAGTGGGCGGAAGGCGACGTCCTGGTCCTGGGGTCCGGCGCGGCCGGACAAGTTGCCCAGGTGTTCCTCGGCTCGGCCGCGGCTAAGATCCTGCGGCATGCTCCGGTCCCGACGATGATCGTGCCGCGCCGACCAACAGCGTGA
- a CDS encoding DUF3303 domain-containing protein: MKYVVSMDFRLNGSAEENEAAASRILDLYSKWSPPASATFHQFVGRLDGGGTFAVIETDNPADIASTTAKFGPYVEYRVYPVQDIADTVVSAREGLAFRESVS, translated from the coding sequence ATGAAGTACGTAGTGTCGATGGACTTTCGACTGAACGGATCGGCTGAGGAGAACGAAGCCGCTGCCAGTCGGATTCTGGATCTTTACTCGAAATGGAGCCCGCCGGCGAGTGCCACATTTCATCAGTTCGTGGGGCGGCTCGACGGCGGCGGCACATTCGCCGTGATCGAGACCGACAACCCGGCGGACATCGCGAGCACCACAGCCAAGTTCGGCCCCTACGTCGAGTACCGGGTGTACCCGGTGCAAGACATCGCCGACACCGTGGTCTCGGCCCGGGAGGGCCTCGCCTTTCGTGAGTCGGTGAGCTGA
- a CDS encoding DUF4235 domain-containing protein, protein MSKIARSLYTPLSVATGIGGGLLAGAIFGQIWQRVGENDAEPPDPKDLSQSMKTVIAAAAIQGLVVGIVRALVQRASAHGYQAVTHERPPS, encoded by the coding sequence ATGAGCAAGATCGCACGGTCGCTGTATACGCCGCTGTCGGTGGCAACAGGCATCGGAGGGGGTTTGCTTGCCGGCGCGATCTTCGGGCAGATATGGCAGCGCGTCGGCGAGAACGACGCTGAGCCACCGGACCCGAAAGACCTCAGTCAATCCATGAAGACCGTGATCGCCGCGGCGGCCATCCAGGGCCTCGTCGTCGGCATCGTTCGTGCTCTCGTGCAGCGGGCCAGTGCCCACGGCTACCAGGCCGTCACCCACGAACGGCCGCCGTCCTAG
- a CDS encoding DNA topoisomerase IB codes for MRLTRSKLDGPGIARKRRGKGFAYYGPDGALLDDPDAEQRIKDLVIPPAWKHVWISPRPSGHIQAVGVDAAGRKQYLYHEKWQQERAEEKFDRVLELSERLPQWRAQIFKDLRKRGLVRERVLALAHQLLDRGYFRAGGEASAEEFEHYGLATLLCEHVTLRSTAVVFDFPAKSGVQRYIEIDDPEVVRTVRALVRQDGRPDRLLVCRGGSGKDWIDLRADDVNARFKELVGDEYTIKDLRTWHGTVLAAAAFAVAKEPTSKTAVKREASAVMKEVAHELGNTPAVARQSYVDPRVVDGYARGITIASAVKRAGKSDDPDEGQAILEKATRSLIRRVAKG; via the coding sequence GTGAGGCTCACCCGCAGCAAGCTTGACGGGCCCGGGATTGCGCGCAAGCGCCGCGGGAAGGGATTCGCCTATTACGGCCCCGACGGTGCGCTGCTCGACGACCCCGACGCCGAGCAGCGCATCAAGGATCTGGTCATCCCGCCGGCCTGGAAGCACGTCTGGATCAGCCCCCGCCCGTCGGGCCACATCCAGGCCGTCGGTGTCGACGCCGCCGGCCGAAAGCAGTACCTGTACCACGAGAAATGGCAGCAGGAGCGGGCCGAAGAGAAGTTCGACCGGGTTCTCGAACTCTCGGAGCGCCTGCCGCAATGGCGTGCCCAGATCTTCAAGGATCTGCGCAAGCGCGGGCTCGTCCGCGAGCGCGTGTTGGCGCTCGCGCACCAGCTGCTCGATCGCGGCTATTTCCGGGCCGGGGGTGAAGCGTCGGCCGAGGAGTTCGAACACTACGGACTGGCGACCTTGCTCTGCGAACACGTGACGTTGCGTAGCACAGCAGTGGTCTTCGATTTTCCCGCCAAGAGCGGTGTGCAGCGCTACATCGAGATTGACGATCCCGAGGTCGTGCGTACGGTGCGCGCCCTGGTGCGCCAGGACGGACGCCCGGACCGATTGCTGGTGTGCCGCGGTGGTTCTGGCAAAGACTGGATCGACCTGCGCGCTGACGACGTCAACGCGCGTTTCAAGGAACTGGTCGGCGACGAGTACACCATCAAGGACCTGCGCACCTGGCACGGGACGGTCCTGGCCGCTGCGGCATTCGCCGTCGCCAAGGAGCCGACGTCGAAGACGGCGGTCAAGCGGGAGGCCTCGGCGGTGATGAAAGAGGTCGCTCACGAGTTGGGCAACACCCCGGCGGTGGCCAGGCAGTCTTACGTCGATCCGCGGGTGGTCGACGGATACGCCCGGGGCATCACGATTGCGTCGGCGGTGAAGCGGGCCGGAAAGTCTGACGATCCCGACGAAGGGCAGGCGATTCTGGAGAAGGCCACCAGGTCGCTGATCCGCCGCGTCGCCAAGGGCTAG
- a CDS encoding HNH endonuclease signature motif containing protein: MYVRTMSKGELAVAVSALRAAFDTVAGCDIDLLDWIELLSALDELETLSCQLPSASQRLLARLRAETTPQAMGAKNWKEVLAVRWRISTSEANRRLTEADLLAPRSSLTGPPLPPVLHATAVAQSLGLITAEHVEVIRKAVNKLPGFVDATTRDQFEVDMVRTAVGNGPKEVKDLADLTLFLLDQDGPEPDDTERNRKRALSMGKQGADGMTHLVADMTPEARAVWEPLLARFAAPGMCNPADPEPCTSGTPTQGQIDSDHRSLAQRQHDAIVAVGRIALMSGELGQLNGLPVMVIIRTTLQDLESRAGVGVSGGGTVVPIADVVRMGAHAHHALAVFDKPTGSALELFRAKRIASPAQRIMLISRDGGCTKPGCTVGAYGSQVHHVVTDWIDGGNTNVDEMGLACGPDNRSVDRDGGWDTRMNERHEVEWIPPPNLDTGQARVNNYHRPERLLRPQDELEVHGGNNSDSPPRSAGDDRVDDAETGTPRPVDDPGEPGGPAPPGNQAA, translated from the coding sequence ATGTATGTTCGAACTATGTCGAAAGGCGAGTTGGCGGTGGCGGTTTCCGCGCTGCGCGCCGCCTTCGACACCGTTGCCGGCTGCGATATCGATCTGCTCGATTGGATCGAGCTCCTGAGTGCACTTGATGAACTGGAAACGCTGTCTTGTCAGTTGCCCTCGGCATCGCAGCGTCTGCTGGCCCGGTTGCGCGCCGAGACGACACCGCAGGCGATGGGCGCCAAAAACTGGAAAGAAGTCCTGGCCGTGCGCTGGCGGATTTCCACCTCGGAGGCCAACCGTCGACTGACCGAAGCTGATCTATTGGCGCCGCGGTCCTCGCTGACCGGCCCACCACTGCCTCCGGTGCTGCATGCCACAGCGGTCGCCCAAAGTCTGGGTCTGATCACCGCCGAGCATGTCGAGGTGATCCGCAAAGCAGTCAATAAACTGCCCGGCTTCGTCGATGCGACCACCCGGGACCAGTTCGAGGTCGATATGGTGCGCACCGCGGTCGGCAACGGTCCCAAAGAGGTCAAGGACTTGGCCGACTTGACCCTGTTCCTGCTGGATCAGGACGGCCCCGAACCCGATGACACCGAACGGAACCGCAAGCGCGCACTGTCGATGGGTAAACAGGGCGCCGACGGCATGACCCATCTTGTCGCCGACATGACCCCGGAGGCGCGGGCTGTGTGGGAGCCGCTGTTGGCCCGCTTTGCAGCCCCGGGAATGTGTAACCCGGCTGATCCCGAGCCGTGCACCTCGGGCACGCCCACCCAAGGGCAGATCGACAGCGATCACCGCAGCCTGGCCCAGCGCCAACACGATGCGATCGTCGCGGTCGGGCGGATCGCGTTGATGAGTGGGGAACTGGGCCAACTCAACGGATTGCCGGTGATGGTGATCATCCGCACCACTCTGCAAGATTTGGAGTCCCGCGCCGGTGTCGGTGTCAGCGGCGGCGGCACCGTCGTCCCGATCGCCGATGTGGTGCGCATGGGCGCCCATGCCCACCACGCGCTGGCGGTCTTCGACAAACCCACCGGGTCAGCGCTGGAGCTGTTCCGCGCCAAACGCATCGCCTCGCCTGCGCAGCGGATCATGCTGATATCCCGTGATGGCGGCTGCACCAAACCCGGCTGCACTGTCGGGGCCTACGGCTCCCAGGTCCACCACGTCGTCACCGACTGGATTGATGGTGGCAACACCAACGTCGATGAGATGGGCCTGGCATGCGGACCCGACAATCGCAGCGTCGACCGTGACGGCGGCTGGGATACCCGTATGAACGAGCGCCACGAGGTCGAGTGGATCCCACCACCGAACCTCGACACCGGCCAAGCCCGTGTCAACAACTACCATCGCCCTGAACGCCTCCTGCGCCCGCAGGATGAATTAGAGGTTCACGGCGGCAACAACTCTGATAGTCCGCCGAGATCCGCGGGTGATGATCGGGTCGACGATGCCGAAACCGGTACTCCGCGGCCGGTCGATGATCCCGGTGAACCGGGAGGGCCCGCGCCTCCCGGCAATCAAGCGGCCTGA
- a CDS encoding amino acid permease, producing the protein MSAEPTLKKALNQRQLTMIAIGGVIGAGLFVGSGVVIGDTGPGAFLTYGMAGVLIIMVMRMLAEMAVANPSTGSFADYSRNALGHWAGFSVGWLYWYFWVIVVGFEAIAGAKIVQYWFDVPLWLSALIFMVLMTATNLFSVASYGEFEFWFAGIKVAAIIAFIALGAAFVFGLWPGKSADFSNLTSHGGFMPLGFSVITVGIVTVIFSMVGAEIATIAAAESSDPERAVAKAANSVILRILVFYVGAVLLLVTILPWDDEGVAASPFVAAFTEMGIPYADHIMNAVVLTAVLSCLNSGMYTASRMLFVLAARREAPPALVKVTRRGVPANAILASSVIGFLCVIAAAVSPDTIFAFLLNSSGAIILFVYLLISISQIVLRYRTPDSELRVKMWLFPVLSILTALGIVAILVQMFIDTELRSQLVLSLLSWAVVLLLFVANKWFVKKRPTRDDDKPTGTPHRVLVLANQTVDSDELLAELNQIGVDKETEYLVVVPRSPVDTGAAATHGPRDVSEATEQAATERLETTLAALRSDSGSAEGELGDERPLRALASAVEKFGPDQIVISTLPPEFSAWQRFDLVERARAQFTIPVTHVVAKSVAGRGV; encoded by the coding sequence ATGAGTGCGGAACCAACTCTGAAGAAAGCCCTCAATCAGCGCCAGCTGACGATGATCGCCATCGGCGGCGTCATCGGGGCCGGCCTGTTCGTCGGTTCCGGGGTGGTCATCGGCGACACCGGGCCCGGCGCGTTTCTGACCTACGGCATGGCCGGCGTGCTGATCATCATGGTGATGAGGATGCTGGCGGAGATGGCCGTGGCCAACCCGTCCACCGGCTCGTTCGCCGACTACTCACGCAACGCTCTGGGCCACTGGGCCGGGTTCTCTGTCGGATGGTTGTACTGGTATTTCTGGGTCATCGTCGTCGGTTTCGAGGCGATCGCGGGTGCCAAGATCGTGCAGTACTGGTTTGACGTTCCGCTGTGGTTGTCCGCGTTGATCTTCATGGTGCTGATGACGGCCACCAACCTGTTCTCCGTGGCGTCCTACGGCGAGTTCGAGTTCTGGTTCGCGGGAATCAAGGTCGCGGCGATCATCGCCTTCATCGCACTCGGCGCCGCATTCGTCTTCGGGCTGTGGCCGGGTAAATCTGCGGACTTCTCGAACCTCACCAGTCACGGCGGGTTCATGCCGTTGGGCTTCAGTGTGATCACCGTCGGCATCGTGACTGTGATCTTCTCGATGGTCGGCGCGGAGATCGCGACCATCGCCGCCGCCGAGTCCTCCGATCCGGAGAGGGCCGTCGCCAAAGCCGCCAACTCCGTGATCCTGCGCATCCTGGTGTTCTACGTCGGCGCCGTGCTGCTGCTGGTGACCATCTTGCCGTGGGACGACGAAGGGGTGGCCGCATCGCCGTTCGTCGCCGCCTTCACCGAGATGGGCATCCCGTATGCCGACCACATCATGAACGCGGTCGTGTTGACCGCGGTGCTGAGCTGCCTCAACTCGGGCATGTACACCGCGTCGCGGATGCTCTTCGTGCTCGCCGCCCGCCGTGAGGCGCCGCCGGCTCTGGTCAAGGTCACCCGTCGTGGCGTGCCGGCCAACGCGATCCTGGCGTCGTCGGTCATCGGCTTCCTCTGCGTCATCGCCGCGGCGGTGTCGCCGGACACCATCTTTGCGTTCCTGTTGAACTCCAGCGGCGCGATCATCCTCTTCGTCTACCTCCTGATCTCCATATCTCAAATCGTGCTGCGATACCGCACACCGGATTCCGAACTGCGAGTGAAGATGTGGCTGTTCCCCGTGCTGTCGATCCTCACCGCGCTGGGAATCGTCGCGATCCTGGTGCAGATGTTCATTGACACCGAGCTGCGGTCCCAGCTGGTGCTCAGCCTGTTGTCGTGGGCGGTGGTGCTGCTGCTCTTCGTCGCCAACAAGTGGTTCGTGAAGAAACGGCCGACGCGCGATGATGACAAACCGACCGGCACGCCGCACCGTGTGCTGGTGCTGGCCAATCAGACTGTCGATTCTGACGAACTGCTCGCCGAGCTCAACCAGATCGGGGTCGACAAGGAGACCGAGTATCTGGTGGTGGTCCCCCGCAGCCCGGTCGACACCGGTGCCGCGGCCACACACGGTCCGCGAGATGTCTCGGAAGCCACGGAACAGGCCGCGACCGAGAGGCTCGAAACCACGCTGGCTGCATTGCGGTCCGACAGTGGTTCAGCGGAAGGCGAATTGGGTGACGAACGACCGCTACGGGCTCTGGCGAGCGCGGTCGAGAAGTTCGGCCCGGACCAGATCGTGATCTCGACGCTGCCGCCGGAGTTCTCGGCATGGCAGCGCTTCGACCTCGTGGAACGGGCTCGCGCTCAGTTCACGATTCCGGTGACCCATGTCGTCGCGAAATCCGTTGCGGGCAGGGGGGTGTGA
- a CDS encoding SDR family oxidoreductase: MSSDVTPEAVIPYPGETADMSEKPRDEMRDYVGSGLLAGKRALITGGDSGIGRAVAVAFAKEGADVSIAYLNETSDAAHTVSLIEAAGRRGIELPGDLAEPAHCRSIVEQTVKQLGGLDIVVNNVAFQSPQDDLSEISDDQWRRTFAVNIDSFFHVTKAALQHLPDGSAIINTASINGLRGNKSLIDYSATKGAVIALTYSLAQSLTSRKIRVNCVAPGPVWTPLIPATMDAEKVENFGAQVPMERAAQPDEIAPSYVFFAASRMSSYYSGEVLAPIGGETLPG; encoded by the coding sequence GTGAGCAGCGACGTGACGCCCGAGGCCGTGATCCCCTACCCCGGTGAGACCGCCGACATGAGTGAAAAGCCCCGCGACGAGATGCGGGACTATGTCGGCTCCGGGCTGCTGGCCGGCAAGCGGGCGCTGATCACCGGTGGCGACTCCGGCATCGGAAGGGCCGTCGCGGTCGCGTTCGCCAAGGAGGGCGCCGACGTGTCGATCGCGTACCTGAACGAGACGTCCGACGCCGCCCACACCGTGTCGCTGATCGAGGCGGCAGGCCGACGCGGCATTGAGCTGCCCGGCGACCTCGCGGAACCGGCACACTGCCGCAGCATCGTCGAACAGACGGTGAAACAGCTTGGCGGACTGGACATCGTGGTGAACAATGTCGCTTTCCAGTCGCCGCAGGACGACCTTTCGGAGATCTCCGACGATCAGTGGCGCCGCACGTTCGCGGTCAACATCGACAGCTTCTTCCACGTCACCAAAGCGGCGTTGCAGCACCTCCCGGACGGGTCGGCGATCATCAACACCGCATCCATCAACGGGCTGCGCGGCAACAAGTCCTTGATCGACTACTCCGCCACCAAGGGCGCTGTCATCGCGTTGACGTACTCGTTGGCGCAGTCGTTGACCTCGCGCAAAATTCGGGTCAACTGCGTCGCACCGGGCCCGGTGTGGACCCCGCTCATCCCGGCCACCATGGACGCCGAGAAGGTGGAGAACTTCGGTGCTCAGGTGCCGATGGAGCGGGCGGCGCAGCCCGATGAGATCGCACCGTCGTATGTGTTTTTCGCGGCCTCACGCATGTCGTCGTATTACAGCGGTGAGGTGCTCGCTCCGATCGGCGGCGAGACACTGCCCGGCTGA
- a CDS encoding DUF7218 family protein: protein MPNSSIKNEKMYDDLRREGNSKEKAARISNAAAARGASSVGRKGGKSGSYYDWTVGDLKQRAKELGISGYSHLTKDKLIATLREH from the coding sequence ATGCCGAACTCATCGATCAAGAACGAAAAGATGTACGACGATCTTCGCCGCGAGGGTAACTCGAAGGAGAAGGCGGCGCGGATATCTAATGCCGCCGCGGCTCGCGGCGCGTCGTCAGTCGGCAGGAAGGGCGGCAAGTCCGGGTCGTACTACGACTGGACGGTGGGTGATCTGAAGCAGCGCGCCAAGGAACTGGGTATTTCCGGATACTCCCATTTGACCAAGGACAAACTCATCGCCACCCTGCGCGAGCACTGA
- a CDS encoding flavin reductase family protein, protein MGDQGGDGGAASFDSLVGLLDYPMFVVTTMADGHRSGCLVGFTSQTSINPPRFLVGLSRRNHTFAVAQDAEYLAVHLLPREELALAELFGEKTGDTEDKFAECAWHSGPQGMPILDAAPAWFVGHVIDRFDLGDHVGHLIEPVAGNAPDELGDLITFSDVRDLEPGHNA, encoded by the coding sequence ATGGGCGACCAGGGCGGCGATGGTGGCGCGGCGTCATTCGACAGCCTGGTGGGGCTGCTCGACTACCCGATGTTCGTCGTCACCACGATGGCGGATGGCCACCGGTCCGGATGTCTGGTCGGCTTCACCTCGCAGACGAGCATCAACCCGCCGAGATTCCTGGTCGGACTGTCCCGACGGAACCACACCTTCGCCGTCGCACAGGACGCCGAGTACCTGGCAGTGCACCTGCTGCCCCGCGAGGAGTTGGCTCTCGCCGAGTTGTTCGGCGAGAAGACCGGTGACACAGAAGACAAGTTCGCCGAATGCGCATGGCATTCCGGCCCGCAGGGGATGCCGATCCTCGACGCAGCGCCGGCGTGGTTCGTCGGGCACGTCATCGACAGGTTCGATCTCGGCGATCACGTCGGACATCTCATCGAGCCCGTCGCCGGCAATGCGCCCGACGAACTGGGCGACCTGATCACCTTCTCCGACGTCCGCGATCTGGAACCCGGTCACAACGCATGA
- a CDS encoding nitroreductase family deazaflavin-dependent oxidoreductase gives MRVPRRVAEFNKRVTNPAARTITPWLPNLGTLEHVGRKSGRRYRTPLLVFQTRDGYAILVGYGLQTDWLKNALAGGQTVLHKRGRAIALVNPRVVSKAEAEALVVPRSRLLYRGFPYNEAAVLLTKVGSAG, from the coding sequence ATGCGCGTGCCTCGCCGAGTCGCAGAGTTCAACAAGCGAGTCACCAATCCGGCGGCTCGAACGATCACACCGTGGCTTCCGAACCTCGGGACGCTCGAGCACGTCGGGCGGAAGTCGGGTAGGCGATATCGAACGCCCCTTCTGGTCTTCCAGACCCGTGATGGCTACGCCATCCTTGTCGGCTACGGCCTGCAGACGGACTGGTTGAAGAACGCCCTGGCGGGCGGACAGACGGTGCTGCACAAGCGTGGGCGGGCTATCGCGCTGGTCAACCCTCGGGTGGTGAGCAAGGCCGAGGCCGAGGCCCTCGTCGTACCGCGTTCTCGCCTGCTCTACCGAGGCTTTCCCTACAACGAGGCGGCCGTGCTGCTGACGAAAGTGGGCTCGGCGGGCTGA
- a CDS encoding pyrimidine reductase family protein, protein MTAVTTIDDGGAIEDHGYRPAPPGLRANMIFSADGAAAFQGRAGPLSNAADYQLLLALRAYTDVVLVGAGTARAENYGPVRLRSDHLEQRRELGLGDTPPPIAVVSQSGRLPDRLLESPTPPILITSTRSARERETPCRVLAAGDHAVDVPEAIRLLNEQGMERILCEGGPTLLDELVDNDLVDELCVTLAPCLAGSQPLGGGAPASIAAPTSLRLAHVLAASDYLYLKYQRV, encoded by the coding sequence ATGACCGCGGTCACGACGATCGACGACGGCGGCGCCATCGAGGACCACGGATATCGTCCGGCGCCACCGGGATTGCGCGCAAACATGATCTTCAGCGCCGACGGCGCCGCCGCGTTCCAGGGTCGCGCGGGACCGCTGTCGAACGCCGCGGACTATCAACTCCTGCTCGCGTTACGCGCGTACACCGACGTCGTCCTCGTCGGGGCGGGCACAGCGCGCGCCGAGAACTACGGGCCCGTCCGGCTACGGTCCGACCACCTCGAACAGCGCCGCGAACTGGGACTGGGCGACACGCCGCCGCCGATTGCCGTGGTGTCGCAGTCGGGACGGCTTCCGGACCGCCTGCTGGAGTCGCCCACGCCACCGATCCTGATCACCAGTACGCGTAGCGCCCGAGAGCGCGAGACACCCTGTCGCGTCCTGGCCGCCGGTGACCACGCCGTCGACGTGCCGGAGGCGATACGGCTACTCAACGAGCAAGGGATGGAGCGCATCCTGTGCGAGGGCGGTCCGACGCTGCTCGACGAGCTGGTCGATAACGACCTCGTCGACGAGCTGTGCGTGACCCTGGCGCCGTGTCTGGCCGGGAGTCAGCCACTCGGAGGCGGCGCGCCTGCGAGCATCGCCGCGCCTACCAGCCTGCGACTGGCCCACGTCCTGGCGGCGTCCGATTACCTGTACCTGAAGTATCAGCGCGTCTGA
- a CDS encoding DUF6328 family protein, giving the protein MDANPADPDADWDRRERHETGTERLDRNWASLLQELRVVQTGVQLLTGFLLTLPFQQRFDILDDGMQAVYLATVCAAVVSTALLVAPVGMHRLLFHRHRLAALVRAAHLCAYAGLLLLGVAVTGMTVIIFDAVAGLYPALIAGISVLVVFTAFWLVLPLAMRNGARQPPAP; this is encoded by the coding sequence ATGGATGCCAACCCTGCGGACCCTGACGCGGACTGGGATCGCCGCGAGCGGCACGAGACCGGCACCGAGCGGCTGGACCGCAACTGGGCGAGCCTGCTGCAGGAACTGCGGGTGGTGCAGACCGGGGTGCAGCTGCTGACGGGGTTTCTGTTGACGTTGCCGTTCCAGCAGCGATTCGACATCCTCGACGACGGCATGCAGGCGGTGTATCTGGCGACGGTATGCGCGGCGGTCGTGTCGACGGCGCTGCTGGTCGCCCCGGTGGGAATGCACCGCCTGCTCTTTCACCGGCATCGACTCGCGGCTCTGGTGCGTGCCGCGCACCTCTGTGCCTATGCCGGCCTGCTGCTGCTGGGCGTCGCGGTCACCGGGATGACCGTGATCATCTTCGACGCAGTGGCGGGCCTGTATCCGGCACTGATTGCGGGGATCAGCGTGCTGGTGGTGTTCACTGCGTTCTGGCTCGTCCTCCCGCTGGCGATGAGGAACGGAGCACGTCAACCACCGGCGCCGTAG